GTATCTCATCATGGAAGTAAGTATAATACTAGTGATGAGCTTCTTCAAATTATTGAATGTAAAAAATTTTTGATTAGCACTAACGGAGTAAAACATGGTGTTCCTGATAAGGAATGTTTGGCGCGTATCATTAATTCTAATAAAGATAAGACATATTTATATTTCAACTATAAACAACGAAGTGATATTTTCACAAAAAAAGATATGGAAAACTATGATTTCGAATGCATTTTGCTAAATTCAAATCAGCACAACTATCATTTGGAGGTCTAATAGATTGTTAAGCGATAATTATTCTCAGATGGCTGTTAGAATTCAAGTGGGTGGTACTAAACCTTCTCTAGGTAGTGGTTGTTTGTTTCAGCCACATTCAGATGAATATTCATATGTCTTAACAGCAAAGCATTGTCTAATAGGTAAAGATTTTGATAACCCAAATGTTTTTGAACTATCTGATATTAGTATATTCAGAGATTCAGATTTTGGAGGAGAAAAATTGAATGTGATATCTTATAAGATACATCAAGATGACTCTTATGATATTGCTTGTATTATTGTGAAAAAAGTTAATGATCTCCCCAATCTATTAATCGGTGAGCCACATAGGAACTGTGAAATTATCTCTTATGGATACCCGTATATCTTGAATGATCGAAACATTTGTGGGCAATTATTTGAAGCTAAAATTATGCATATTCAAAGAAATGAGCAAAAGCGGTTTACAGCGAAGGTAGATGTAGGATTTTTAACATATGAGAATGATGCTTTGACAAATATTGAAGGATACTCTGGATCGGCCGTATATATTCAAGAGAATGAAGGTTTACTTATAGTTGGCGTAATAATAGAACTTAAACATCCATCAGGTGTTTTTTCTGAGTTTATTGTTGAAAATATATCAAGCTTCAACGAGTTCTTGTTGGCAAATTCGTTGAAGCCATTGGAGCCAAGTTGTTTATCAACATTTGATTATTATTTCCATAATGCATTTTTAGGATATAGTGAATTCGAAAGGTCTTGGTTGAAACAAAAACTGCAAAGTTCGGTTAGTGCGGAAGTTACTCCAGCAAAAATTAAAGATGTTCTTAGAGAGAAATTATTGGTTCCTTATTCGGATTATAGTGAATCGGTATCTATTCATGATGATTTATGGAGGGGATGGGTATTATTATTAGTTGCGCTAAGTCATGATAGTAATTTTAAATTAGAGTCAAAAGACCTATCATCCCCTATTCTTTTATATAAAACTAATTCTGATGCCAGAAAAGATCCAATTCATCACTTTTTCGTTAAAAGATTTTATAACTTCCATGACTTTATTGAACACATTGTTACTAAAGATAATATTTATGATGATATTCGCCAAGACGGAATAATCATTGTAAATAACTCTGGATCATTCAAAGCAGCGGCTCTAAATAAGTCTCAGATAAAAAATATAATAACCGATATTTCACAAACTAAACCACTAAATGGAGTAATTAATATTGATGACCCAGAGATCGACAAAAATATTTCTGTATTTCATTTGAAGAAATTTGAAAATATTTTCGAATCGGTAGACTGGAATAAGGATCTTAGTACAATCGATCAAGAATTAAAAATAGAGTTAGAAAGGGTATTTGAAAAATGATAGAACAGAATAATATTATAATCCCTAAATTAGAACTAGATAGTCAACAAAGTTTAGAGCACCTGCTATGTTGGGAAAAAAAAGATCCTAACTTCTCATTTTATATATTCAGTATTCAATTTCATAGCAATGTTCAGTTGGAAGAAATGTGGAGAAAAATCAATAACATCATAGCTACATATTTTCAAAGCAATCTAAATAAAAATGTTGAAAAATGGAATATTTATTTATTTTTCTTTGTTGTAGATAAAGTATCAAGAGATGTTAAATATAAGATTGAACAAGATAAATACTGTTCAAGGAAAATAATAATTGATAGTAATGAAGAATGGTTAGATGAAAATAAGATAATGAATTATATACAAATGCAACTATTTACCTTGAAAATTGAGAAAAAAATTGATGGATTGAATGATATTGCCTTGGCAAGTAAATTATTTAACTCAGATAATGCTGAATTAGCTAATCTATTCCTAGAATTCATACAACTGAATAACAAAAAATTAAAAAAAGAAAAAATACAAAATTACTTAAATGAAAGGAGAAAAAGAAATGAAATTTAAATCGATTGAGATTGAAGCATTCCGGGGTTATAACGAAAGTCAGATTTTTGATTTTACAGTAGAAGAAGAAATTATGAATTTGATAGTTATCTATGCCCCTAATGGTTTCGGGAAAACTTCTTTTTTTGATGCGGTTGAGTGGGGGTTCTCTGGAAATATAAAGAGGATATATGGCAATAATCGAGTAAAAGAAATTGCTAATCATGATAAAGGTTACATATTGAAGAATAAAAATAGTTTGAATAGATATGGAAGAGTAGAGTTTATATTAGAAAATAATGAAAAAATTGTTTTAGGAACACCTGTATTAAATGGTAAAAGACAACGTGATGATGATAAGCCAGTTATCTTTCAGTCTAGTGAATTCTTCAAAGAACATCGGAATAAATTGTTTATAAATCAGAATGTATTAACACATGATAAGATAGATTCTTTTTTAAGATTTTCAACTTCTACTGAAAGATTCAATGCATTAAAAGAATTTTGGGATCACAGTGATGATACTCTGGTGTACAGTAACTTAATCCAAATGTACAAAGACGTTCAAAAAAAATGGGAGGATATCTCTAATAAGATAAGTGCTCAGAGGACTGAACTCAATGCCATTAAGCCTAATGAATTAGTAATTTTGAATGTGCATAAATTGGTAACTGAGGTTTTCAGAAATGATCCGGATAACATGCCAATTATTATGGATGAATCTTCAGATTATGACCAGGCTATGCAAAGTCTTAACAAAAAGTTGTCTGTGTTTGAGACAATAGCGACTCAGAGTAAGAATGAAATTGAAAGGGCAACTAACTTAAGTGTAAGACTTAAGAAGGACTATATTAACTCCAAGAGTTCAATTATAGAAAATTTTAGTCAGAAAAATGAGTTGAATAAAATTTTAAATACTTTCAACAATTTGAACGTAGAACAACAGAATTTCAAGCAGTATGAAGCAAAGATAGCAGAATTAAATTTAAAAATTAGAGGTGTCACATACTTAATAAATCAATACGGTTTTTATGAAATGATGAACAGTAAAATAGCTGGATTAAGTGCGAGTAAATCTGAGTTAGATAGAAGAATATATAATATTAATGAAGAGATGTTTCTTATTGAAAAAGAGCATATAAATGAAA
The nucleotide sequence above comes from Paenibacillus sp. W2I17. Encoded proteins:
- a CDS encoding ABC-three component system middle component 1, which encodes MIEQNNIIIPKLELDSQQSLEHLLCWEKKDPNFSFYIFSIQFHSNVQLEEMWRKINNIIATYFQSNLNKNVEKWNIYLFFFVVDKVSRDVKYKIEQDKYCSRKIIIDSNEEWLDENKIMNYIQMQLFTLKIEKKIDGLNDIALASKLFNSDNAELANLFLEFIQLNNKKLKKEKIQNYLNERRKRNEI
- a CDS encoding ABC-three component system protein is translated as MLSDNYSQMAVRIQVGGTKPSLGSGCLFQPHSDEYSYVLTAKHCLIGKDFDNPNVFELSDISIFRDSDFGGEKLNVISYKIHQDDSYDIACIIVKKVNDLPNLLIGEPHRNCEIISYGYPYILNDRNICGQLFEAKIMHIQRNEQKRFTAKVDVGFLTYENDALTNIEGYSGSAVYIQENEGLLIVGVIIELKHPSGVFSEFIVENISSFNEFLLANSLKPLEPSCLSTFDYYFHNAFLGYSEFERSWLKQKLQSSVSAEVTPAKIKDVLREKLLVPYSDYSESVSIHDDLWRGWVLLLVALSHDSNFKLESKDLSSPILLYKTNSDARKDPIHHFFVKRFYNFHDFIEHIVTKDNIYDDIRQDGIIIVNNSGSFKAAALNKSQIKNIITDISQTKPLNGVINIDDPEIDKNISVFHLKKFENIFESVDWNKDLSTIDQELKIELERVFEK